A window from Gossypium raimondii isolate GPD5lz chromosome 7, ASM2569854v1, whole genome shotgun sequence encodes these proteins:
- the LOC105763561 gene encoding uncharacterized protein LOC105763561, producing MAKVLQAGFFCPTLFTDTYAYVKSYDRCQRIGNISNRNEMPQTNIIEVELFNVWGINFLGHCPPSFGHKYILIAIYYVSKWVEAETYSTNDAKVVKKFLQKNVFIRFGNPRAIFNDEGSYFVNKWSKWFLDRHGVKHKVATVYHPQTNGVATRFSVV from the coding sequence AtggccaaagtattgcaagccgGCTTCTTTTGTCCAACTCTCTTCACAGATACGTATGCCTATGTAAAGAGTTATGATCGATGCCAGAGGATTGGAAACATCAgcaacagaaatgagatgccccaAACAAACATTATCGAAGTAGAATTGTTCAATGTTTGGGGTATTAACTTTCTTGGTCATTGCCCTCcttcttttggtcacaagtataTATTGATAGCAATATACTACGtatctaagtgggttgaggccgAGACATATTCGACGAACGATGCCAAGGTTGTAAAGAAGTTTTTGCAGAAAAATGTGTTCATAAGGTTTGGAAATCCTAGGGCTATCTTCAATGATGAGGGATCCtattttgtgaacaaatggtcGAAATGGTTTCTTGATAGACATGGAGTGAAGCATAAGGTTGCCACAGTTTACCATCCGCAGACAAATGGTGTAgcaacccgtttttcagtggtgtaa